One window of the Trifolium pratense cultivar HEN17-A07 linkage group LG2, ARS_RC_1.1, whole genome shotgun sequence genome contains the following:
- the LOC123906974 gene encoding uncharacterized protein LOC123906974 isoform X2, whose translation MDFNTPIRSNTTPLSNPVFKSKLIILNEWWLMKPQNQCKGLALAGIASMERERMFLSSVIVKRHEPNVVETEDGITIIFRGFINSSRTSQNGFSSDVCRRFLVGFPHNWKNYFVHCSGNECQYVDKVTGFDDSNASSHKKTADENSQEVMEAEDNGNIVSIRLPQPQVGMVDNGENVVSDVNELHASSHLKTADVASHLKTADVASHEAMEAEDKDNIASLRLSQPLVNVGYNGENRVSDVDDLNASFHKNTAHVISHEPMVAEANVNIGSLRLSQPQVDLMSVFEFDPIHEQSNVRSPLNPKKLEFEQLSSDRKEKKRIKKKIVEDTSSLCKKVLTRSIAKKSHMMLKRVVKAEVKCSSSPVRRSPRVLNYGKKISYLDFFEDLDFFEDI comes from the exons ATGGATTTCAACACCCCAATACGATCCAACACCACGCCCCTCTCCAATCCAGTCTTCAAATCTAAACTC ATTATCTTAAACGAATGGTGGCTCATGAAGCCTCAAAACCAGTGCAAGGGTTTAGCTCTTGCTGGCATTGCTTCAATGGA GAGAGAAAGAATGTTTCTATCTTCTGTGATTGTAAAGAGGCATGAACCCAATGTTGTAGAGACTGAAGATGGCATCACAATAATCTTCCGTGGTTTTATTAACTCCTCTCGTACATCTCAAAATGGATTTTCCTCTGAT GTATGTCGCCGGTTCTTAGTTGGATTTCCACACAAttggaaaaattattttgttcattgttcAGGAAATGAATGTCAATATGTGGATAAAGTTACCGGTTTTGATGACTCAAATGCTTCTTCCCACAAAAAAACAGCTGATGAGAATTCACAGGAAGTTATGGAAGCTGAAGATAATGGAAATATTGTGAGTATTAGGTTGCCTCAACCGCAGGTTGGCATGGTTGATAATGGTGAAAATGTAGTCTCAGATGTTAACGAATTACATGCTTCTTCCCACCTAAAAACAGCTGATGTGGCTTCCCACCTAAAAACAGCTGATGTGGCTTCGCATGAAGCTATGGAAGCCGAAGATAAAGACAATATTGCGAGTCTTAGGTTGTCTCAACCGCTGGTCAACGTGGGTTATAATGGTGAAAATAGAGTCTCAGATGTAGACGACTTGAATGCTTCTTTCCACAAAAACACAGCTCATGTGATTTCACATGAACCTATGGTAGCTGAAGCTAACGTCAATATCGGGAGTCTTAGGTTATCTCAACCGCAGGTTGA TTTGATGAGTGTGTTTGAATTTGATCCTATTCATGAGCAAAGCAATGTTAGGTCTCCACTTAACCCAAAGAAATTGGAATTTGAACAGTTATCAAGTGACCGCAAGGAGAAAAAACGTATCAAGAAGAAGATTGTAGAGGATACAAGTAGTTTGTGTAAAAAGGTGCTGACAAGAAGCATTGCCAAAAAAAGTCACATGATGCTTAAAAGGGTTGTGAAAGCTGAAGTAAAATGTTCTAGTAGTCCTGTTAGAAGATCTCCCAGGGTACTTaattatggaaaaaaaattagctatttggatttttttgaagatttggatttttttgaaGATATATAG
- the LOC123906974 gene encoding kinetochore-associated protein KNL-2 homolog isoform X1 encodes MDFNTPIRSNTTPLSNPVFKSKLIILNEWWLMKPQNQCKGLALAGIASMERERMFLSSVIVKRHEPNVVETEDGITIIFRGFINSSRTSQNGFSSDVCRRFLVGFPHNWKNYFVHCSGNECQYVDKVTGFDDSNASSHKKTADENSQEVMEAEDNGNIVSIRLPQPQVGMVDNGENVVSDVNELHASSHLKTADVASHLKTADVASHEAMEAEDKDNIASLRLSQPLVNVGYNGENRVSDVDDLNASFHKNTAHVISHEPMVAEANVNIGSLRLSQPQVDLINNGENGVSIVAAAESRQSLMSVFEFDPIHEQSNVRSPLNPKKLEFEQLSSDRKEKKRIKKKIVEDTSSLCKKVLTRSIAKKSHMMLKRVVKAEVKCSSSPVRRSPRVLNYGKKISYLDFFEDLDFFEDI; translated from the exons ATGGATTTCAACACCCCAATACGATCCAACACCACGCCCCTCTCCAATCCAGTCTTCAAATCTAAACTC ATTATCTTAAACGAATGGTGGCTCATGAAGCCTCAAAACCAGTGCAAGGGTTTAGCTCTTGCTGGCATTGCTTCAATGGA GAGAGAAAGAATGTTTCTATCTTCTGTGATTGTAAAGAGGCATGAACCCAATGTTGTAGAGACTGAAGATGGCATCACAATAATCTTCCGTGGTTTTATTAACTCCTCTCGTACATCTCAAAATGGATTTTCCTCTGAT GTATGTCGCCGGTTCTTAGTTGGATTTCCACACAAttggaaaaattattttgttcattgttcAGGAAATGAATGTCAATATGTGGATAAAGTTACCGGTTTTGATGACTCAAATGCTTCTTCCCACAAAAAAACAGCTGATGAGAATTCACAGGAAGTTATGGAAGCTGAAGATAATGGAAATATTGTGAGTATTAGGTTGCCTCAACCGCAGGTTGGCATGGTTGATAATGGTGAAAATGTAGTCTCAGATGTTAACGAATTACATGCTTCTTCCCACCTAAAAACAGCTGATGTGGCTTCCCACCTAAAAACAGCTGATGTGGCTTCGCATGAAGCTATGGAAGCCGAAGATAAAGACAATATTGCGAGTCTTAGGTTGTCTCAACCGCTGGTCAACGTGGGTTATAATGGTGAAAATAGAGTCTCAGATGTAGACGACTTGAATGCTTCTTTCCACAAAAACACAGCTCATGTGATTTCACATGAACCTATGGTAGCTGAAGCTAACGTCAATATCGGGAGTCTTAGGTTATCTCAACCGCAGGTTGATTTGATTAATAATGGTGAAAATGGAGTCTCAATTGTTGCAGCAGCTGAAAGTAGACAATCTTTGATGAGTGTGTTTGAATTTGATCCTATTCATGAGCAAAGCAATGTTAGGTCTCCACTTAACCCAAAGAAATTGGAATTTGAACAGTTATCAAGTGACCGCAAGGAGAAAAAACGTATCAAGAAGAAGATTGTAGAGGATACAAGTAGTTTGTGTAAAAAGGTGCTGACAAGAAGCATTGCCAAAAAAAGTCACATGATGCTTAAAAGGGTTGTGAAAGCTGAAGTAAAATGTTCTAGTAGTCCTGTTAGAAGATCTCCCAGGGTACTTaattatggaaaaaaaattagctatttggatttttttgaagatttggatttttttgaaGATATATAG